Below is a window of Agathobacter rectalis ATCC 33656 DNA.
CATTTGAAGATATGAAGAAAAAGCAAGCTGAACAATATTTTGTATGGTATATTGATACCATAGAGCAGAGGATACAGAATTTAGAAAAGTATATTAATTTAACGGGAACGCGTATGGTATTGGATAAAACACCCAATTCATTAATTGAATTATGGGATTGGTTTTCAAATCATATTGAGGTGTGTACAAAGGATGAACAAGAATTAATGTTGGAATCAGCTATGCGTCCAGATTGGATAAAAGCACATATTATGAGCGATAGACGAAAGCTGTCTCTAAATACAATTATGATAGCAGTTGATATTTCAGCGTATTTTGGAGAAGTATTTATTAAGAATAATCCCAACATATATTGGGGTTATTTATCAAAACCAAAGAAACTTCATGGTGTAAATAGACCTAGACTATTGGGGTTTGCTGGAGATATGTCAGTTTATGCGTATGGTCGAGTTGAGATGTGTATTTGGAAGACAATAGAGACAGTAGATAATATGCATTTGTTTAATATGTATCAAGTATGTTTGAAAATGATACAATCATAACTTCTTTCTTTGTTTCGAATTGTAATATTTAACACAATGCAGAGGGGCGATTTTATCTCGCCCCTTTATCTCTGCTTTGGTAAGGTCGGTTGACGTTCTGCTTGTCAGCTTGCTCTTGATATCGTTGTATCTTTTTGTGTATGGTTTCAGGTTTCGGAGATTTCTCTCCGTAGGTTTCTTCCCACTTGGCACCTTCTTTCTGATATGCGTCTGTGGCACGCTGCGCGGTATAAAACGCAGACTATTCTTATCAATTATTACAATCTGGACGCCATTATTTCCGTTGGTTACAGGGTAAACTCCATTCAGGCAACCAGGTTCCGTATATGGGCAACCGGTATTTTGAAGGAATATATGATAAAGGGCTTTGCTATGGATGATGAGCGCCTGAAACAGGGTAAAACAGCTTTTGGAAAAGATTATTTCCGTGAATTGCTGGAAAGAGTTCGCTCCATCCGTGCCAGCGAACGCAGAATATGGCAACAGATAACGGATATATTTGCCGAGTGCAGCATTGATTATGACAGAGATTCAGATACTGCATATCATTTTTATGCCACCATACAGAATAAATTCCACTATGCCATTACACACAAGGTGCTGAAGTAGCTTTTTATAATTTAGGCGAACTCAATATAAAACAATGTAGTGGTTGTTGTATTATCCCGTGATGATGAGCAAAGCGGTGACAGCAACAGTATCATAAACCAGAAGAAAATGTTGGAGAAATTTGCAACCGAACAGTTATTAAATCTCAATCGAAAGTTACGGAGGAAACATAATGGAATACAGAAAATTTGATAATATAATAATAGCGAGAATTGACAAAGGGGAGGAGATTTTGGAGCAACTGAAAGCAATTGCCATAACTGAGAATATAAAGCTTGCCAGTATTAATGCTCTTGGAGCTATCAATGATTTCACAGTCGGAGTATACAAGACAGATGAGAAGAAATATTACTCAAACAGTTTTAAAGGCTATTATGAAATAACATCGCTGACAGGTACAATCAATACAATGGATGGAGAATATTATGCACATCTTCATTTGAGTGCCGGTAATGAAAAAGGTGAAGTGTTTGGAGGACATCTGAACAGAGCTGTTGTAAGTGCAACTTGCGAGCTCGTTATTACGGTAATTGATGGAAAAGTTGACAGAGTTTATGATGAAGAAACAGGACTTAATGTATTCAATTTCTGAACACTTTTTGGTTTTTCATAATAGTATCTACAACTGTTGTTATTTTTATTTGTGGTCGATATTATTTTGCACACAATAAAAGCTATAAAAATGAGGCAATTGATTATGCAAAATGGGAGAACTTTGCAAAAGTAATTAAAAGAGCAATGATCGCATGTGAAAACAGCGGGCACAGTATTCCAGACGATTTTCCTGAAGTCAGGAAAATCGTTGAAGCTGGAGTCACCACGAACCCCAAAAAAGATTATGAACTGTCAAGATATGCATGTTATCTGATCGTTCAGAATGGAGATCCAAGAAAAGAGGTCATTGCATTAGGACAGACTTATTTTGCAATCCAGACATACAGACAGGAGGTTGCTGACCATTTTAATGAACTGGACGAAGATAACAGAAGACTTGTTGTCAGGGGAGACATCAAACAGTGGAATCAAATGTTGGCAGAGACAGCACATAATGCAGGAGTTATTACGAATGAGGAATTTGCGATTTTTCAAAATGCCGGATATATGGGACTATATGGTGGATTAGATGTTGAAGGTATTTTGGCAGCAGTTTATCAGAGTGTGTTTGGTGGAGATGTATATCTGTCATTAGAGGAAAAAGTAGCTAATTTATTATTTAATGAAATTGGTAACTCGCAAGTTGTTTAATGGAGAATGTATGAAGAAGAGAATAACGCTTATTGTTTTTTCGGTGCTAATAATTGTTGCTTTATATGTGTTGTATTGTTTTAATTATATTCCACATAAAAAATATACAAATGCAGATTTCAATATAGAAGCTTACAAGAGCAATATTGATAAAGACAATGATGGCATAGATGACCAAACAGATATATTAAATAATGCAAATAATTACATAAAAACTAATCCAAAATATAAAAGCAAATATTACAACACAGGTTATCCAGATGATGAATATGGGGTTTGTACTGATGTAGTAGCTTTTGCTTTAAAAGATGCAGGATATGATTTGATGGTATTAGTAAATGAGGATATAAAAAACAATAAAGAATTATATGATATAGATGCCGTTGATAAAAATATAGATTTTAGAAGAGTTAAAAACTTAAAAGTATATTTCGATAATAATGCAATAAGTCTTACTACAGATATAAATGAAATAGAAGAATGGCAAGGTGGAGATATTGTTGTATTTAAAAAACATATCGGCATTATATCTGACAAGAGAAATCGAAAAGGTATATGTTTTGTTATTCATCATGCAAACCCATATCAAATATATTATGAAGAGGATATACTGGAACATCGTGATGATATCATAGGACATTATAGAATCAGTTAAACAACTCCCAGTTTTTGAAACTGAGAAATCGGAATTTGCTAAAGGAGATGGTAAATATGTGGTGGTCTATTGGTGGTGGAATCATAATCTTTGCGTTAGGTATGTTTATCTTCTTAAAGCCGGGCTTAATATGGAAATTAACAGAAGAATGGAAATCTTATCGTGCAGATGAACCATCTGAGTTTTACTTGAAAACAACAAAAATAGGTGGTATTCTATTTGCCCTATTTGGAATTATTATGATTATGCTTCCGGTTATTTTGGAGTAATAAATTCAAGTTTGCAGAACTGACCAAAAATACAAACAGTTCGTAAAAGCATATTTTTACGAACTGTTTTTTTGCGTATTTACGGCTTTCTTTTTCTCAATAATAAAATAGGTAATGGCAATTCTTACCAGTATTTGATATTGTAAAGTTACCACACAAAACAATTCAATACAGAAAGACACCACCGCCCATGAAAAGACTACCATTTGAACGCTTTTCTGACAAGCGGTTTTATTATGCTAATGCACCTCCATGTAAGCAGGGGGGTTCATTAACTACTGATATTTCACCCTGCTTATTCTTGTAGTAACCAATCGGCTATATCGTGAATTTCGATTCCTTCATAACTATATTGGGGATGTTTGGTTCTGGCAATAATCATTTTCGGATAAGCATCTCGAACCTGAAGCAGAGGAGAGTGTTCTCTCTCAAATGTTTCCTGCCCGGAAATGTTGTCGCTGACCTGAATATAAATCTTCTCGCTGCCTCTCTGAGCAACAAAGTCGATTTTCTTTTGATAGAGCTTGCCGACATAAACATCGTATCCACGGCGAAGAAGCTCGATGCAAACGATGTTTTCATATAGTCGTCCGCTTTCAAAAACACAATTATTAACTCGACTTTTTGACAGGCAGTGTATCAACAATAATCTTTCCGATATATCAATATAAATATAATTGAGTTATTAAAAAGATGTTATATTAGTCGAATTTCGAATGATCAATTCTGTTTCATATTGACAGAAAACATGAGGGCAATTAGGATGCTGAATTCTTTCAAGAATTTGTCTTGCAGCAGCAATACCTAGATATTTCTGAGGAGTGCTTATGGTTGTCAATGACGGTGAAATTCTGGAAGCAGCAGGGATGTTATCAAATCCAACAACACATATATCTTTGGGAATCTGGAAACCAAGGAACTGCAGTGCGTATATCAACTGGATAGCAGTCCAGTCATTTCCGCAGATGAATACATCTGGCAGTGATATCATAGCTTGCAAATTATTAACTGTGGTCTGAAAATTCCGAAAATCCTCCGGCGTTTGATGAAGAAGGCAATTCTTCTGATTAAGTGGAAGCTGATGTTCAGCAAGACACTCGGATAAGGCATTATAACGTTCCTGGAATCCACGGCTTACATTAGGGGAATAGAGGTCTCCAACAAAACCAAAGCTTTCAGCTCCTTTTTCTATAAGTTGATTAATTATTTTTTTTAGATTCTTTTTACTTTCCATTGTGACTACATCTATTCCATTTAGTTCTTCAAACGGAACATTTGGCATATCTACAGATACAATTGGAAGATTAAATTGTGAGAGGGCATCGCATACAACTTTATCACAGATCTCAACAAGAATAATTCCTTTGATAGAAGAATCAGAAATAGTTTGTGGGAAATTGAGTTGTTTTAGATCACTGTCGGACATGATACTGATTGCCAGATGATAATTCGCATTTGAAAGAATCGATTCAATTCCTCGTAAAACGGTGGTCCAAAATTCGGAGTCGGAAGCGTAAGTTCTGGTAAGGAAAAGAATCGTCCCATTGCTGCCTGTTTCGGAGGCAGGTATGACAGGGGTGGCGAAAGTGGCATTTTTATAACCAAGCTTAGAAGCTGTCTTTATAACCAGATTTCTTGTATTTTCAGATACCTCAGAACTGTTTTTTAAGGCTTTTGAAACAGTATTTCTGGAAAGCCCCAGATGATCAGCAATATTTTGAATGGTACATTTCATAGTAAACTCCTTTTATATTGTATTTATATGTTTCAGATATAGTATAACACAAAATGCACGAATTGCAAACAATACAATATAAAAACAAAATGCACAAAATGCACGGAAAAAGAAGAGAATAATATAAATAATGCACAAAAAATATGAGGCTAAAATATAGAAAAGAGGGAAAAAGAGAAAATACTGTGCAAAAACTTGAAACAATGCAAAGAATATGATAATGTAAATGCATGAAACGAAATGTGCAAATGGTGCAAAAAGGAGGGCAAAAATGAGGCAATTATTTTATAAACAAAAGGAGGGTAAAAATGGGGCGATTATTTTATAAACCAGAAAATGCCTGGGTTGGTGATTTGATTCCATATTATGAAAACGGAACCTATTATGGATTTTATCTTCATGATCCAAGAATACGTGATAAAGAATATGCCGAAGATACTACATGGCATCTGATTGAGACCAAAGATTTTGTTAATCTGGATTATAAAGGTGAATCAATTGCAAGAGGTGGTATTCATGATGCCAACAAGAACGCATATACAGGATCGGTTATCAAATGTGAAAAAGATGGATTGTATCATGTTTTTTATACCGCTTATAATGAGGATTTTAAACTTCGCGGTAAAACAATTCAATCTGTAATGCAGGCCACAGGGAAAAATCTGGAAAATTTGGAGACAGTAAAAGATTTTTTGTTTGTCTCAGATGGAAAACAGTATGAAGAGTTTGACTGGAGAGACCCTTTTGTTTTTTGGAATGACGAAGACCAATGCTATTATATGCTGTTGGCGTCAAGAGTGACGAACAGAGGAGATCTCAGGGGTGGATGCATTGCATTGTGTAAGTCCGAAGATTTAATAAACTGGACTTATGAGAAACCTTTTTATGATCCTAAAATGTATATTACGATGGAATGTCCTGAACTGTTTAAAATGGGCGAATATTGGTATCTGGTATTTTCAACATTTTCAGATCAGTTTACAACACATTATCGTATTTCGAAAAACTGGAATGGCCCATGGGAAATACCTGATGATGATGTTTTTGATACAAGAGCTGATTATGCAATCAAGACTGCTTCTGATGGCAAAAGACGATTTGCTTTCGGATGGATAGCGAGCAAATATGGAAATACTGATTTTGGTCCATGGGAATGGGGCGGAACAATGAATTTTCATGAAATAATTCAGAATTCGAAAAACGGAGAACTTAGAATTAAAGCTATTCCGGAAGTGCTGGATTATTTTTCGAAAGAGATTGAATTGAAAAAAGAAACTTTATATAACTGCAAGATGGTACAGGCGCAGGATGGAGTCAGCGTTGAAAGTGATACGCTGGGGGCTCTTTTATATCCTTTAGAAGGTGATACTTTTGCGTTGGATATGGTAATAAAGCCTGAGAGATACCATGAATTTGGAATTGCGTTACATGTGGATAAAGAACTCGAAACGGGTTATTTCTTACGTATGAACCCTAAAAATCAATTAGTTGCATGGGATATGTGGCCAAGAGGAGAACAGGGAAGATATCAGTGGCAGATAAAGGGAGATGTTCCTTATCAGATAGAAACTGCAAGAAAACTGCCAAAAGCGGAAGAATATCGAGTTCACATCATAAAAGAAAAAGATATCTGCGTAGTGTATATTAATGATGAAATTGTTCTTTCGACCAGGATGTATAATCATAAAGATGGTTATGCAGGTATTTATGTAGTACAAGGCGATGTAAAATTAATTCAATATAAAGAAAAAAGGAGCGAGTAATATGAGGAAAAAGATAATTAGTGCTATGTTGGCATTGTGTATGGCTGGTAGCTTATTAACAGGATGTGGGACGTCTGCTGATGCAGAAAAGAAAAGTAAAGACAGCGGGGACGTTACTACCGTAAAATGGTTTACGTCAAGACCGGTTGACGGAGCGATTGATCAGGTAATGCATGAAATCGCAGATGAATACAGTGAGAAGATGGGTGGAAAATGGAAGATTGAATTTGAAACTACAGCTGATAGACCATCATATTTGCAGAAACTGAAAACATTGATTGCAGGTGGAAATATGCCGGATATCATTGATATTGACGCAGATCCGTATTGCCAGGAACTGGTTGATGCAGGAATGCTTGTAGATGTAAAAAAATTCCTGAAGGATAATGGTAAATATGATAGTTTTTATCCGACTGCTCTGAAATATCAGGAATTTACAGACGGATCCATGTATACACTTCCATTGGAATATCATGTTGAAATGACCTGGTATAATAAGGAAATTTTTGACAAATATGGTTTATCAGTACCGAAAACTATGGATGAGTGGCTGGATGTATGTAAAACGTTGAAGGAAAATGGAGTAACACCAATTTCAGTAGATGGTGTTGACAGATGGCCGGTACAGAGATATCTGGCAATGATGCCGTTTAGAGAATCTGGTAACGATTATATTATCAATCTTCGTGATGGAAAAGAAAAAATGGCCGGAGATGAAGGTAAAGAGGCAGCAACATTCATGAAGAATATTGGACAGTATTTTAATGATGGATTTGCAGCAACGGATTATGCAACTGCACAGTCGATGTTCCTGGATGGAAAATCCGCAATGTACTACATTGGTGATTGGGAGATTGCAGCTATGCAGGACGCTTATAAAGCTGGAAAAATAGATTATTTCTATCTTCCAACTATCGAAAACGGAAAAACAGATGCAAGTGAATTTTGCGTAAACTCTGGAATCGGAATGGCATTCAATGCAAAAACATTTGATGCAAAAACCAAAGACTTTATACTTTACGTACTGGATAACTATGGTGAAAAATATGCAGCAAAACAGCAGATGTCACCAATCAAAACAGAACTTCCGTCAGATGTAGAATTCTCAGATCTGTATCTTAGAATTCGTGATGATATGGATAAAACAGGTGCGCAGTTCCTGAAACCATGGGATACATATCTGGATGCAGATACTAATACAACTATGCAGGATAATTTATTGCTTCTTGCATCCGGGGATATGTCAGTTGATGATTTCTGCAAACTGATAGATGATTCTATTGCAACCAACGCGAAAAACTAAGGATGTTTGATGTCTGGGAGAAGACTCTCCCAGACATCCTGTATTTAAAACCATGGAGGGCAATATGGGCGTAATTAAGAACAGAAAATGGTTTTTTATATTTTTATTACCTGGACTGTTATTTTATATTTTGTCAGTTTTTTATCCAATTGAAGAGTCTATTAGGTTAAGCTTTATGGAATGGAACGGAATTGGTGATAAAACTTTTGCAGGTCTGCAAAATTATGTTACAATGTTTCATGATCCAACATTTTATAAATCATTTTTAAACAATCTGATTTATCTTCTTATTGTGGTAGTTATGCAGCTTGGAATCGGACTTGTTTTTGCTGTATTACTGACTTTTATGAAAAAACATGTGACATTTGTTAAGACTTTATACTATGTTCCTTGTATTATCACAACTGTAGCTATCGCACAGCTGTTCAGAAGTATGTATGCAACAGAACCTATGGGGCTGATAAATCAGTTTTTTCAGGCTATAGGAATGGAAGGAATGGTTACTTCCTGGCTGGCAAATATTCACACTGCACTTATGGCAGTGTCAGTGCCAGAAGGCTGGAGATTTACAGGAATGTATATGGTTATTTTTTATGCAGCGTTAATTTCGCTTGATCCATCTGTATACGAAGCAGCAAAAGTCGATGGTGCAACAGATTTCCAAATTCTGTTAAAAATAAAACTTCCATTGATTAAGGATATTATTCTTCTGACTCTTACTATGTGTTTGACAGGTGCGCTGAGAGGATTTGATATTCCATTTCTTCTTACAAGTGGAGGACCGGGAAATGCAAGCGAGCTGCTCTCTACATACATGTATAAGAAAGCATTTTCCAATAACCAATATGGTTATGGTAGTGCTCTGGCAGTGTTTATCATTATTGAAAGTATGTTGGTGGTATTTATACTTCGTAAAATATTTTCAGAGCGGAAGGAGTGTAAAGAATCATGAAAAAGAAAATTGGAAAAATTGTATTTGCGATAGTTATTCTTGCCTTTCTGCTTATTCAGGTTTATCCTATAATATGGCTTTTTATGGCAAGTGTTAAGCCGACGATAGAATTGTCTACAACGCCGTTTGCTTTGCCGAAAGTGGTGACATTTGAAAACTTTATAAAGGTATTTTCAGATGGAAAAATAGGCATTTATATGTGGAATAGTTTAAAAGTAACGGGAATCTCACTGATTCTGATTATTTTTCTCAGTTCGACAGTAGGCTATGCATTGTCAAAATTCAGAATACGTGGAAAAAAACAAATTTATAAATTTTTTACGTTCGGAATCATGGTGCCAGTACAGATTACATTGATTCCACTGTTTATTTTCTATAGTAAAATGGGAATCTTGAATACAAGTTTTTCACTGATTTTACCACAGGTTGGATTTGCTCTTCCTCTGGCTGTGATGATGTTTGTAAGTTTCTATGATTTTGTTCCGGATGAGCTGGTTGAGGCGGCTATTGTAGATGGATGTAATCCAGGTGTTACATTTATAAAAATTGTGTTTCCATTGGCACGAAATACAATAATTACAATTGCATCCATGTATAGTATTCTTATATGGAATGATTTTATTTTTGCAAATACATTTATCAGTGACAGTAATGCAAAAACAGTTGCAATGGGATTGAAGGATTATGTGGGAGCATTTGGTAATGTAGACTGGGGTTTAACATTTGCAGCTATCGTTATATCTATACTTCCACCACTTATTATTTATTTTGCACTTAATAAATGGGTTACTGCAGGTATGACAATGGGAGCAACTAAAGGTTGATAAATAGAATGATATTAGGAGGATATGAAATGATATTTCCGGGAGATATCTCAAAGATGCCCTATCTGACACATGGGAAAAGCAGAGCAATTAATGCTGAGAACAGGACAGGAGAAAAAGGAAAAGGCGGGATGGCAGCCAGCCCGCTTGGACCTTCACGTAAGGGAAGCCCGTGTTTGAATAATATTCAACCGGGACAGGAAGAAGTTTTGGCAGATATTGAGGGGCCAGGTGTGATCCAGCATATATGGATAACTGTTGACAGTAAGACCTCGGAAGGTGACTGTTTTGTACTGAGGGATCTGATTATGCGAATGTACTGGGATGGAGAAGAGAATCCGTCGGTAGAAGTGCCATTGGGTGATTTCTTCTGTTGTGGATTTGGCCAGGAATGTATTGTGAATTCTGCTATTATAACTGTTGTTCCATCACGAGGACTTAATTCTTATTTTGCAATGCCATTTCATAAACATGCTCGCATTACTATTGAGAATCAGCATAAAAATCCAATACCGGCCTTTTTTTATCAGATTGATTACTGCCTGTATGATTCGCTTCCAGAAGACACTTCTTATTTTCATGCTCAGTGGAGAAGGCAGGCAATCACTGAAATTGGAAAAGATTATGTTATTCTTGATAATGTAAAAGGAAGTGGCCATTATGTAGGTACTTATCTGGGACTTTCAGCTTTGCAGAGGTACTGGTGGGGAGAGGGTGAAGTTAAATTCTACATTGATGGAGATGAAAAATATCCAACAATATGTGGAACAGGAATGGAAGACTATTTCGGAGGTTCCTGGAGTTTCGCATCAAATGAAAATGGCAGAATTGTAGAACAGAATTATTCTACCCCATATTTGGGATATCCATTTTATTCCAGACATGATTCACTTGTTTGGAATCAATATCATAATGATGATTGTCCGCCAATGCGTGGATTTTACAGATGGCATATCCCTGATCCTGTATTTTTTGAGGAAAATCTGAAAGTAACGGTACAGCAAATAGGGGTTAGTCATAATGGATTGTTTGAGCGACAAGACGATCTTTCAAGTGTGGCATACTGGTATCAGAGTGAACCTCATCAGAAGTTTAAAGAACTACTACCGGTAGAGAAGAGATGGCCAAGATAAATGTTATAGGAAAAGTCCTGCATTACTTTTTACGAGTGAGGCGGGACTTTTGTGAGTGTTATTTGAGCGGTTCAAAATCAACAGCGAGAGTGTAATATAAAGTGCGGTATCTTTAAGAAAGAAGTTTCAGGATTAAATATGGCAGAAATAAAGAACTCGGAATCAGATATGAGCACTCAGCAGAAAGCTGAGCAGGACAAAGAGAAAAGAAGAGAAGAAAGAGGCAAAAAGAGCAAAAAGACAGCACTACAGGGAACTGAATGAGCCACCAAAACTCACCGTGCTTGAGGAAGTGGGAAATGCAGTCACACATGGAATAGGAGCAGGACTGATTCAACATTGCTGCTGTGAATTGAGATTCCAAAGCGTTTTTGAAGGATATACATTTGACAAATTACAGATTTACTTTCAGCTACGATGGCACCCACTATCACGGCTGGGAGATCCAATAAAAGTTATAAAAAAGATGAAACAGACTGATAACTTCAAGTTTGCAGAACATGACCAAAATAAAACCAGTTCGTAAAATGACATTTTTACGAACTGGTTTTTGAGTTGCATTTTCAAATAATATTTATCTATTTTGTAATTAACCAAAATATCTGTCAAGAAGTCCCTTAAGGGCTCTTCCGTGTCTAGCCTCGTCAC
It encodes the following:
- a CDS encoding ABC transporter substrate-binding protein, which encodes MRKKIISAMLALCMAGSLLTGCGTSADAEKKSKDSGDVTTVKWFTSRPVDGAIDQVMHEIADEYSEKMGGKWKIEFETTADRPSYLQKLKTLIAGGNMPDIIDIDADPYCQELVDAGMLVDVKKFLKDNGKYDSFYPTALKYQEFTDGSMYTLPLEYHVEMTWYNKEIFDKYGLSVPKTMDEWLDVCKTLKENGVTPISVDGVDRWPVQRYLAMMPFRESGNDYIINLRDGKEKMAGDEGKEAATFMKNIGQYFNDGFAATDYATAQSMFLDGKSAMYYIGDWEIAAMQDAYKAGKIDYFYLPTIENGKTDASEFCVNSGIGMAFNAKTFDAKTKDFILYVLDNYGEKYAAKQQMSPIKTELPSDVEFSDLYLRIRDDMDKTGAQFLKPWDTYLDADTNTTMQDNLLLLASGDMSVDDFCKLIDDSIATNAKN
- a CDS encoding glycoside hydrolase family 32 protein, whose protein sequence is MGRLFYKPENAWVGDLIPYYENGTYYGFYLHDPRIRDKEYAEDTTWHLIETKDFVNLDYKGESIARGGIHDANKNAYTGSVIKCEKDGLYHVFYTAYNEDFKLRGKTIQSVMQATGKNLENLETVKDFLFVSDGKQYEEFDWRDPFVFWNDEDQCYYMLLASRVTNRGDLRGGCIALCKSEDLINWTYEKPFYDPKMYITMECPELFKMGEYWYLVFSTFSDQFTTHYRISKNWNGPWEIPDDDVFDTRADYAIKTASDGKRRFAFGWIASKYGNTDFGPWEWGGTMNFHEIIQNSKNGELRIKAIPEVLDYFSKEIELKKETLYNCKMVQAQDGVSVESDTLGALLYPLEGDTFALDMVIKPERYHEFGIALHVDKELETGYFLRMNPKNQLVAWDMWPRGEQGRYQWQIKGDVPYQIETARKLPKAEEYRVHIIKEKDICVVYINDEIVLSTRMYNHKDGYAGIYVVQGDVKLIQYKEKRSE
- a CDS encoding LacI family DNA-binding transcriptional regulator; its protein translation is MKCTIQNIADHLGLSRNTVSKALKNSSEVSENTRNLVIKTASKLGYKNATFATPVIPASETGSNGTILFLTRTYASDSEFWTTVLRGIESILSNANYHLAISIMSDSDLKQLNFPQTISDSSIKGIILVEICDKVVCDALSQFNLPIVSVDMPNVPFEELNGIDVVTMESKKNLKKIINQLIEKGAESFGFVGDLYSPNVSRGFQERYNALSECLAEHQLPLNQKNCLLHQTPEDFRNFQTTVNNLQAMISLPDVFICGNDWTAIQLIYALQFLGFQIPKDICVVGFDNIPAASRISPSLTTISTPQKYLGIAAARQILERIQHPNCPHVFCQYETELIIRNSTNITSF
- a CDS encoding PPC domain-containing DNA-binding protein; this encodes MEYRKFDNIIIARIDKGEEILEQLKAIAITENIKLASINALGAINDFTVGVYKTDEKKYYSNSFKGYYEITSLTGTINTMDGEYYAHLHLSAGNEKGEVFGGHLNRAVVSATCELVITVIDGKVDRVYDEETGLNVFNF
- a CDS encoding DUF6199 family natural product biosynthesis protein — translated: MWWSIGGGIIIFALGMFIFLKPGLIWKLTEEWKSYRADEPSEFYLKTTKIGGILFALFGIIMIMLPVILE
- a CDS encoding DUF1287 domain-containing protein codes for the protein MKKRITLIVFSVLIIVALYVLYCFNYIPHKKYTNADFNIEAYKSNIDKDNDGIDDQTDILNNANNYIKTNPKYKSKYYNTGYPDDEYGVCTDVVAFALKDAGYDLMVLVNEDIKNNKELYDIDAVDKNIDFRRVKNLKVYFDNNAISLTTDINEIEEWQGGDIVVFKKHIGIISDKRNRKGICFVIHHANPYQIYYEEDILEHRDDIIGHYRIS
- a CDS encoding glycoside hydrolase family 172 protein, whose translation is MIFPGDISKMPYLTHGKSRAINAENRTGEKGKGGMAASPLGPSRKGSPCLNNIQPGQEEVLADIEGPGVIQHIWITVDSKTSEGDCFVLRDLIMRMYWDGEENPSVEVPLGDFFCCGFGQECIVNSAIITVVPSRGLNSYFAMPFHKHARITIENQHKNPIPAFFYQIDYCLYDSLPEDTSYFHAQWRRQAITEIGKDYVILDNVKGSGHYVGTYLGLSALQRYWWGEGEVKFYIDGDEKYPTICGTGMEDYFGGSWSFASNENGRIVEQNYSTPYLGYPFYSRHDSLVWNQYHNDDCPPMRGFYRWHIPDPVFFEENLKVTVQQIGVSHNGLFERQDDLSSVAYWYQSEPHQKFKELLPVEKRWPR
- a CDS encoding carbohydrate ABC transporter permease translates to MGVIKNRKWFFIFLLPGLLFYILSVFYPIEESIRLSFMEWNGIGDKTFAGLQNYVTMFHDPTFYKSFLNNLIYLLIVVVMQLGIGLVFAVLLTFMKKHVTFVKTLYYVPCIITTVAIAQLFRSMYATEPMGLINQFFQAIGMEGMVTSWLANIHTALMAVSVPEGWRFTGMYMVIFYAALISLDPSVYEAAKVDGATDFQILLKIKLPLIKDIILLTLTMCLTGALRGFDIPFLLTSGGPGNASELLSTYMYKKAFSNNQYGYGSALAVFIIIESMLVVFILRKIFSERKECKES
- a CDS encoding carbohydrate ABC transporter permease encodes the protein MKKKIGKIVFAIVILAFLLIQVYPIIWLFMASVKPTIELSTTPFALPKVVTFENFIKVFSDGKIGIYMWNSLKVTGISLILIIFLSSTVGYALSKFRIRGKKQIYKFFTFGIMVPVQITLIPLFIFYSKMGILNTSFSLILPQVGFALPLAVMMFVSFYDFVPDELVEAAIVDGCNPGVTFIKIVFPLARNTIITIASMYSILIWNDFIFANTFISDSNAKTVAMGLKDYVGAFGNVDWGLTFAAIVISILPPLIIYFALNKWVTAGMTMGATKG